A window of Lytechinus variegatus isolate NC3 chromosome 15, Lvar_3.0, whole genome shotgun sequence contains these coding sequences:
- the LOC121428608 gene encoding uncharacterized protein LOC121428608 isoform X1, with protein MAERGVRESLVNLLPECPICFGIMRGARLLDCGHTYCQDCLEREVLRGPAPHRLLVCFECRAEMALGPDGVSGLKRNFSIQTIIDKYDNMRVSQEESLEQEDTEAAPTEEKHTVKCEQHTNEVAYFICDTCHETLICRLCTEGNHFGHHFVSVKGKSEILKASLMKLIKEHQELTAQVIERDQRQAVDSITSNIQRLENEVVQTAAKKITAIQKQRDKLIGIVQHVGQVMEERTNNMYYNEKPIDIIAEMVVCDNEYEITAGYAAAKSHLQQSLAEMKEKMSSRIMPSIAKCLSFKEEGNGSTDARLCDLILSNTCWKPATTYVDIKAMGKILAFSYGPLGDWFILTSEEHSAQESGKERIVSLRHLSSNGQCKKMTLYLKAMPLDIVFAKSGKLCILGLCNNQLCLATAKDLSKRSTVMKPLPVKDLVHDTLKVTVNPQDQMCVPDKNGCNIWKISVNSEKQEKFSMGEFPHPMNAVSCGTGIYCITADKKIVQRQEFPGSVPTLCRHDIKSGDPVQLLIDPKTCTLLVVHQSVSGSSAFELSIHQLGKLKPIADPVKLSWVPTVMKADITQTGDLTILLAKEQSGMLVEYKREDLPSLHDIPGLLPPDQE; from the coding sequence ATGGCTGAGCGTGGCGTGAGAGAAAGCCTAGTAAACTTGCTCCCAGAGTGTCCAATATGCTTTGGAATAATGCGTGGTGCCAGACTACTGGACTGTGGTCATACCTACTGCCAAGACTGCCTGGAAAGAGAAGTGCTCAGAGGCCCTGCACCACATAGATTACTTGTGTGTTTTGAATGCCGGGCAGAGATGGCTCTGGGACCAGATGGCGTGAGTGGTCTCAAAAGGAATTTCAGTATACAGACTATCATAGACAAGTATGACAATATGAGAGTTTCTCAGGAAGAATCTCTGGAACAAGAAGATACTGAGGCAGCTCCTACAGAAGAGAAGCACACAGTCAAATGTGAACAACACACAAATGAAGTAGCATACTTCATATGTGACACTTGTCACGAGACACTGATTTGCAGGTTATGTACTGAAGGAAATCACTTTGGGCATCACTTTGTCAGTGTTAAGGGCAAGAGTGAGATTCTGAAGGCTTCTTTGATGAAACTTATAAAGGAACATCAGGAATTGACTGCGCAGGTGATCGAGAGGGACCAGAGGCAAGCTGTAGATTCAATCACAAGCAACATACAGCGTCTTGAAAACGAAGTGGTACAGACCGCAGCAAAGAAGATCACTGCTATTCAGAAACAAAGGGACAAACTGATTGGTATTGTACAACATGTTGGGCAGGTAATGGAAGAGAGGACCAACAATATGTACTACAATGAGAAGCCAATAGACATCATTGCTGAGATGGTGGTTTGTGACAATGAGTATGAAATCACAGCAGGTTATGCAGCAGCAAAGTCCCATCTGCAACAGTCACTAgctgaaatgaaagaaaagatgagTTCCCGCATCATGCCTAGCATAGCAAAATGTCTCTCTTTCAAAGAAGAGGGCAATGGCTCTACAGATGCCAGACTCTGTGATTTAATACTTTCCAATACATGTTGGAAACCAGCTACAACATATGTTGACATTAAGGCCATGGGGAAAATATTAGCCTTCTCCTATGGTCCCTTGGGCGACTGGTTCATACTCACATCAGAAGAACATAGTGCACAAGAGAGTGGAAAAGAGAGGATTGTAAGCTTAAGGCATTTGTCAAGTAATggacaatgtaaaaaaatgacgTTGTACCTGAAAGCAATGCCTTTGGACATAGTGTTTGCAAAGTCAGGAAAATTGTGCATCTTAGGTCTGTGCAACAATCAATTGTGTCTGGCCACAGCCAAGGATCTTTCCAAGAGATCAACTGTGATGAAACCACTCCCAGTCAAGGACTTGGTGCATGACACTCTAAAAGTCACCGTAAATCCTCAAGACCAAATGTGTGTCCCAGATAAGAATGGATGTAACATCTGGAAAATCAGTGTGAACagtgaaaaacaagaaaagttcAGTATGGGTGAATTTCCTCACCCAATGAATGCTGTAAGTTGTGGTACAGGAATCTATTGCATCACTGCAGATAAGAAAATTGTCCAGAGGCAGGAGTTTCCAGGCAGTGTCCCAACTCTATGTAGACATGACATCAAATCTGGTGATCCTGTTCAACTGCTCATTGATCCTAAAACATGCACACTCCTGGTGGTCCACCAGAGTGTCAGTGGTTCCTCGGCCTTTGAGCTAAGTATTCATCAACTTGGAAAATTGAAGCCAATCGCAGACCCTGTCAAGTTAAGCTGGGTTCCAACAGTAATGAAGGCGGATATCACTCAGACTGGGGACCTTACCATACTTCTCGCAAAGGAGCAGAGTGGTATGCTTGTGGAGTACAAACGTGAGGATCTGCCATCACTTCATGATATTCCAGGCCTCCTCCCTCCGGATCAAGAATAA